From a region of the Janthinobacterium sp. 61 genome:
- a CDS encoding efflux RND transporter periplasmic adaptor subunit: MKKTSLAILVGAALCIGGGIWYFNHQSGVAAGGQDGKGGKGAQGPTTVSVVAPLRQDVPMVLQANGSVMSISSVDLHPQTTSTITKVHIREGQFVKQGELMFTLDARSEHANVDKAQAQVLRDRASVLDLERQLKRSQDLLSKNFIAQGAVDTLQSQLDAARGLLAADQAALRAAQVDSSYTVLRAPQGGRVGAISVYAGSLVQPTTSLTSITQLDPIDVVFTLPESSLSGLLTAQKAGEVAVKALLSDAGGKQLEGKLNFIDNAVDPATGVIKVKARFNNGGTDLWPGQYVNTQLTVRTLKDALVIPQNAIITNTTGVFVYSMEPDNTAKVRKIARVYAFGPNAVVTGLTGDEKIIVDGKQNLRPGGKVRLAEKHKAADGAAAPQGKPA; this comes from the coding sequence ATGAAAAAGACTAGCTTGGCAATCCTCGTGGGTGCAGCCCTGTGTATCGGTGGCGGCATCTGGTATTTCAATCATCAGTCCGGTGTGGCTGCCGGTGGGCAGGATGGCAAAGGGGGCAAGGGCGCACAGGGACCGACCACCGTGAGCGTGGTTGCGCCGCTGCGCCAGGATGTGCCGATGGTGCTGCAAGCCAATGGCAGCGTGATGTCCATCAGCAGCGTCGATCTGCATCCACAGACGACCAGTACGATTACCAAGGTGCACATTCGCGAAGGCCAGTTCGTCAAACAGGGCGAGCTGATGTTCACGCTGGACGCCCGCAGCGAGCACGCGAATGTTGACAAGGCGCAAGCGCAGGTCTTGCGCGACCGCGCCTCGGTGCTGGATCTCGAACGCCAGCTCAAGCGCAGCCAGGATTTGCTGAGCAAGAACTTCATCGCCCAGGGCGCCGTGGACACCCTGCAAAGCCAGCTGGACGCGGCACGCGGCTTGCTGGCTGCCGACCAAGCCGCCTTGCGCGCCGCCCAGGTCGATTCCAGCTACACCGTCCTGCGCGCGCCGCAGGGGGGCCGTGTGGGCGCCATCAGTGTCTACGCGGGCAGCCTGGTGCAGCCGACCACTTCGCTCACAAGCATCACCCAGCTCGACCCGATCGATGTGGTGTTCACTTTGCCGGAAAGTAGCCTGTCGGGCTTGCTGACGGCGCAGAAGGCGGGCGAGGTAGCGGTCAAGGCGCTGCTGTCGGACGCGGGTGGCAAGCAGCTGGAAGGCAAACTGAACTTTATCGATAATGCCGTCGATCCCGCCACGGGCGTGATCAAGGTCAAGGCCCGCTTCAATAATGGCGGTACCGACTTGTGGCCCGGCCAGTATGTGAATACGCAGCTGACGGTGCGCACGCTCAAGGATGCGCTGGTCATCCCGCAAAACGCCATCATCACCAATACCACGGGCGTCTTCGTGTATTCGATGGAGCCAGATAACACCGCCAAGGTGCGCAAGATTGCGCGCGTGTATGCGTTTGGCCCGAATGCCGTCGTGACCGGATTGACCGGCGATGAAAAAATCATCGTCGATGGCAAGCAGAACCTGCGTCCGGGCGGCAAGGTGCGCCTGGCGGAAAAACACAAGGCAGCCGATGGCGCCGCCGCACCGCAAGGCAAGCCAGCATGA
- a CDS encoding efflux RND transporter permease subunit, giving the protein MNLSELSIRRPVMVVLLSLSIILAGVLAYGHIPVAALPSYNTPVINVSADLAGASPDTMASSVALPLEKQFSTIAGLSLITSTSTLGNTSLTLEFDASINVNEAAVDVQAALLRAQRQLPTEMTDLPSYRKVNPADAPVLFIQMTSPSLNLSDLNDYAENLIAPSLSTLPGVAQVSVNGQKRFAVRVRARADLMNARNLTMDELATALRASNTNSPLGILDGPSQTLTIQGNPQMMKAADFAELIVATRNGQPVRLKEVAEVEDSFQSTKTAGSFNGERSITLLVQRQPDANTVQVVDAVRKLLPGFKAQLPASIQISLVNDRSVSIREAIHDVNLTLALTVILVVLVIFLFLHRAAATFIPAVTMPISLLGALALLYWLGYSLDNVSLLGITLAVGLVVDDAIVVLENIVRHIEMGKKPIQAALVGAKEMGFTIISISVSLVAVFIPIFFMPGVIGLLFHEFAVVVSLSILVSAIVSLTLVPMLASRFLPADTREHNDSDPTHGEKSFIGRHFEAGFTKLRNGYVHLLDKALAHRNGVLFIAVCTFALTVLLYATIPKGFFPEEDLGQIQVNTEASEDISSAALQDLQARVAAVLKADPSVQDVTSFVGGGNTGRMFMVLKPRSERPKMPVVLENLRRATSTVPGMAVYFRPVQNLQLGGRQSKSRYQYTLQSVSPDALNDWAEKFIAGMRADPAFRDVTSDSQIKGLQASLRIDRDKANLLGVQMSDIRTALYSAFGERQVSTIYSSAASYYVILEAATQDRQYDDALTRVSVRSKSGELVKLSSIAYVERTIGPTAVNHQGQLQAVTIAFNLAPDVPLGIATGKIDVMGKEMSLPASIITRYGGDAAVFQDSQSSQIILIIAALAVIYVLLGVLYESYIHPLTILAGLPSAAVGALLTLRLFGMDLTMIAIIGILMLIGIVKKNAIMMIDFALHAQRNEGMSPPEAIRQACILRFRPIMMTSAAALMGALPIALGLGAGAELRQPLGLAVVGGLLFSQVITLFITPVIYLFLDKYSGTGPMTDEQLVLLDNKA; this is encoded by the coding sequence ATGAATCTGTCCGAACTGAGCATCCGCCGCCCCGTCATGGTGGTGCTGCTATCCCTCTCCATCATCCTGGCCGGCGTGCTGGCGTATGGCCACATTCCCGTGGCGGCCTTGCCGAGCTACAACACGCCTGTCATCAACGTCAGCGCCGACCTGGCAGGCGCCAGCCCCGATACCATGGCGTCGTCCGTGGCCTTGCCGTTGGAAAAGCAATTTTCCACCATTGCCGGCCTGAGCCTGATCACCTCCACGAGTACCCTGGGCAATACATCGCTGACCCTGGAGTTTGACGCCAGCATCAATGTCAACGAGGCCGCCGTCGACGTGCAGGCGGCCCTGCTGCGCGCTCAGCGCCAGTTGCCGACGGAAATGACGGACTTGCCGTCCTACCGCAAAGTCAATCCGGCCGATGCGCCCGTGCTGTTCATCCAGATGACGTCGCCATCGCTGAACTTGTCGGATCTGAATGATTATGCGGAAAACCTGATCGCGCCCAGCCTGTCGACCTTGCCTGGCGTGGCCCAGGTCAGCGTGAATGGCCAGAAACGCTTTGCCGTGCGCGTGCGCGCCCGTGCCGACCTGATGAACGCGCGCAACCTGACCATGGACGAGCTGGCCACAGCGCTGCGCGCCTCGAACACGAATTCGCCGCTGGGCATCCTCGACGGCCCCAGCCAGACCTTGACCATCCAGGGCAACCCGCAGATGATGAAGGCGGCCGATTTTGCCGAACTCATCGTCGCCACGCGCAACGGCCAGCCTGTGCGCCTGAAGGAAGTGGCCGAGGTGGAAGACAGTTTCCAATCGACCAAGACGGCCGGCAGTTTCAATGGCGAGCGCTCGATCACCTTGCTGGTGCAGCGCCAACCGGATGCGAACACCGTGCAAGTGGTCGATGCCGTGCGCAAGCTCTTGCCGGGTTTCAAGGCACAATTGCCTGCTTCCATCCAGATCAGCCTGGTCAATGACCGTTCCGTCTCGATCCGTGAAGCCATTCACGACGTCAACCTGACCCTGGCCTTGACGGTGATCCTGGTGGTGCTGGTGATCTTTTTGTTCCTGCACCGTGCGGCGGCCACCTTCATTCCGGCCGTCACCATGCCCATTTCCCTGCTCGGTGCGCTGGCCCTGCTGTACTGGCTTGGCTACAGCCTCGACAACGTTTCCCTGCTGGGCATTACCCTGGCCGTGGGCCTGGTGGTCGACGATGCCATCGTGGTGCTCGAAAACATCGTGCGCCATATCGAGATGGGCAAGAAGCCGATCCAGGCGGCCCTCGTGGGCGCCAAGGAAATGGGGTTCACCATCATCTCGATTTCCGTCTCGCTGGTGGCCGTGTTCATCCCCATTTTCTTCATGCCGGGCGTGATCGGCTTGCTGTTCCACGAGTTTGCCGTCGTCGTCTCGCTGTCCATCCTCGTGTCGGCCATCGTGTCGCTGACCCTGGTGCCGATGCTGGCCAGCCGCTTCCTGCCGGCCGATACACGCGAACACAATGACAGCGATCCCACGCATGGCGAGAAGTCCTTCATCGGCCGCCATTTCGAAGCGGGTTTCACGAAATTGCGCAACGGCTATGTCCATTTGCTCGACAAGGCCCTGGCGCATCGTAACGGGGTGCTGTTCATCGCCGTGTGCACGTTTGCGCTGACGGTGCTGCTGTACGCGACCATTCCGAAAGGTTTCTTCCCCGAGGAAGACCTGGGCCAGATCCAGGTGAATACGGAAGCGTCGGAGGATATTTCCTCGGCGGCATTGCAGGACTTGCAAGCCCGCGTGGCGGCCGTGCTCAAGGCGGACCCCAGCGTGCAGGATGTGACCTCGTTCGTCGGCGGCGGCAACACGGGCCGCATGTTCATGGTATTAAAACCGCGCAGCGAGCGGCCGAAAATGCCCGTGGTGCTGGAAAACCTGCGCCGCGCGACGAGCACCGTGCCCGGCATGGCCGTGTATTTCCGCCCCGTGCAAAACTTGCAGTTGGGTGGGCGCCAGAGCAAGAGCCGCTACCAGTACACCTTGCAAAGCGTCAGTCCCGATGCCTTGAATGACTGGGCGGAAAAGTTCATTGCCGGCATGCGCGCCGATCCCGCCTTCCGCGACGTCACCAGCGATTCGCAGATCAAGGGCTTGCAGGCATCCCTCAGGATCGACCGCGACAAGGCCAATCTGCTGGGCGTGCAAATGTCCGATATCCGCACGGCCCTGTACAGCGCCTTTGGCGAGCGGCAAGTGTCGACCATCTATTCCTCGGCAGCGAGCTACTACGTGATCCTGGAAGCGGCCACGCAGGACCGTCAGTATGACGATGCGCTCACGCGCGTGTCCGTGCGCAGCAAGTCGGGCGAGCTGGTGAAACTGTCGAGTATTGCCTACGTGGAACGCACCATCGGTCCCACGGCCGTGAATCACCAGGGGCAACTGCAGGCCGTCACGATCGCCTTCAACCTGGCGCCGGACGTGCCGCTGGGCATCGCCACGGGCAAGATCGATGTGATGGGCAAGGAAATGAGCTTGCCGGCCTCCATCATCACGCGTTACGGCGGCGATGCGGCCGTGTTCCAGGATTCGCAGTCCAGCCAGATCATCCTCATCATTGCCGCGCTGGCCGTCATCTATGTGCTGCTCGGCGTGCTGTATGAAAGTTATATCCACCCGCTGACCATCCTGGCCGGCTTGCCGTCGGCGGCCGTGGGCGCCTTGCTGACCCTGCGCCTGTTCGGCATGGATCTGACCATGATCGCCATTATCGGCATCTTGATGCTGATCGGTATCGTCAAGAAAAACGCCATCATGATGATCGACTTTGCCCTGCATGCGCAGCGCAACGAAGGCATGAGCCCGCCTGAAGCCATCCGCCAGGCTTGCATCTTGCGTTTCCGCCCCATCATGATGACGTCGGCGGCCGCCCTGATGGGCGCCTTGCCCATCGCCCTGGGCCTGGGCGCCGGCGCCGAACTGCGCCAGCCGCTGGGCTTGGCGGTGGTCGGTGGATTGTTGTTTTCACAAGTGATTACCCTGTTCATCACCCCCGTCATCTATTTGTTCCTGGACAAGTACAGCGGCACGGGGCCGATGACGGACGAGCAACTGGTGCTACTCGACAACAAGGCTTGA
- the yihA gene encoding ribosome biogenesis GTP-binding protein YihA/YsxC, with translation MSKLWQARFFTTVNQLRDLPDTTVPEIAFAGRSNAGKSTAINILCNQKGLAFASKTPGRTQHINYFSIGGAHVAQHRKDATIVEEIECLLVDLPGYGYAEVSGSAKLHWQRLLGDYVQRREQLAGLILIMDSRRPFTDLDIQMLEWFAPTGKPIHCILTKVDKLNRNESVNALRQAKAKLDSYVDEDGVGFPFTVQLFSALKRVGIDEANDKIMELAGISEDGAAQMVELIDMEDDVEPESDKPA, from the coding sequence ATGTCAAAACTCTGGCAAGCCCGCTTCTTTACGACCGTCAACCAATTGCGTGACCTGCCCGATACCACGGTGCCGGAAATCGCCTTTGCCGGCCGCTCCAATGCCGGTAAATCGACCGCCATCAACATCTTGTGTAATCAGAAAGGCTTGGCGTTCGCCTCCAAGACACCTGGCCGTACCCAGCACATCAACTACTTCTCCATCGGCGGCGCCCACGTGGCGCAGCACCGCAAGGATGCCACCATCGTCGAAGAGATCGAATGCCTGCTGGTCGACTTGCCTGGCTACGGCTACGCGGAAGTTTCGGGCTCGGCCAAATTGCACTGGCAGCGCCTGCTGGGCGACTACGTGCAACGCCGCGAACAATTGGCCGGCTTGATCCTGATCATGGATTCGCGCCGTCCGTTCACCGACCTGGACATCCAGATGCTGGAATGGTTCGCCCCGACGGGCAAGCCGATCCACTGCATCCTGACGAAGGTCGATAAGCTCAACCGCAATGAGTCTGTCAACGCGCTGCGCCAGGCGAAAGCCAAGCTCGACAGCTATGTGGATGAAGACGGCGTCGGCTTCCCGTTCACCGTGCAACTGTTCTCGGCCTTGAAACGCGTCGGCATCGACGAAGCCAATGACAAGATCATGGAACTGGCCGGCATCAGCGAAGACGGTGCGGCCCAGATGGTCGAACTGATCGACATGGAAGACGACGTCGAGCCGGAGTCGGACAAACCGGCTTGA
- a CDS encoding cytochrome c, whose amino-acid sequence MNRAFSPLFKSMLLALLAVSATASAVEAPKPAVKADAAKGATLYADGDAARGLPACVSCHGAAGNSTITVNPKLAGQHESYIYKQLVDFTTPERNQPVMTTYAKMLSDADKKNIAAYLGAQLSKPGAAKNKDTIDLGKKIYRGGIASKQVAACASCHGATGNGLPVQYPRIAGQHQDYTVAQLSMFRSTKADARKNSAQMHTIAARMSDDEIAAVADYIAGLK is encoded by the coding sequence ATGAATCGTGCGTTTTCACCGTTGTTCAAATCCATGTTGCTCGCTTTGCTGGCTGTATCGGCAACTGCTTCCGCTGTCGAAGCACCGAAACCGGCCGTCAAGGCCGACGCTGCCAAGGGTGCTACCCTGTACGCCGATGGAGATGCGGCGCGCGGCTTGCCTGCCTGCGTATCCTGCCATGGTGCTGCCGGCAACTCGACCATCACGGTCAACCCGAAGCTGGCCGGCCAGCATGAAAGCTATATCTACAAGCAACTGGTCGATTTCACCACGCCGGAGCGCAACCAGCCCGTCATGACGACCTATGCCAAGATGCTCAGCGACGCCGACAAGAAGAATATCGCCGCTTACCTGGGCGCGCAGCTGTCCAAGCCGGGTGCCGCGAAAAACAAGGATACTATCGACTTGGGCAAGAAAATTTACCGTGGTGGCATTGCTTCCAAGCAAGTTGCTGCCTGCGCCAGCTGTCATGGCGCGACGGGCAATGGTCTTCCCGTTCAGTATCCACGCATCGCCGGCCAGCACCAGGACTACACAGTGGCCCAGCTGAGCATGTTCCGCAGCACCAAGGCTGATGCCCGCAAGAACAGCGCGCAAATGCACACCATTGCCGCCCGCATGTCGGATGACGAGATTGCCGCCGTAGCCGACTATATCGCCGGCCTGAAGTAA
- a CDS encoding cytochrome c biogenesis protein ResB, protein MSTGTTGIELKTQRRSLAEFVELVSSMRFAISLLTLIAVASIIGTVLKQNEPMPNYVNQFGPFWFAVFDKLSLYSVYSAWWFLVIMGFLVASTSLCIVRNAPKMLKDMRSWRDNVREQSLRNFHHKMEWQAPLPRAVLAQQMVMRLKDSGYAAKVVEKDNATLVAAKRGAANKWGYIFAHGAIVIICVGGLLDSEMPIRVQQWFFGKTPFSGSGVIADIPAQHRLSLSNPTFRGNTMIPEGSSSNTAIIPQADGVLIQDLPITILLKKFHIDFYSTGMPKLFASDVVITDHVTGESFPATIKVNQPLLYKGLALYQSSFEDGGSKLKLTGFPMTGKTTKRFDIGGEVGGSTPLERSDGNSYTVEWSGFRPFNVENLSAGQDVRAVSKAESFNDKFAVGLDKRLGSAAKNAHNKDLKNVGPSVQYKLRDKTGQAREYQNYMQPVTVDGTTVFLAGMRVNPSDPFSYLRIPADDNYSVSEWMRLRAALQDPALRQQAATRYAARAMPQAGAEALRGQLQESAAKSLGIFAGNGQEGGFLAISRFLEKIPAAEQEKAADIFMKILNGSLWDLWQAARAQDGLKAIEADDKHGRFLQLATNALSDSFFYGAPVYLQLDDFTEIKASVLQVTRSPGKSVVYLGCLFLVIGVFSMFYIRERRLWVWIKDGEGGSEALMAMSTQRKTLDFEKEFETLKAKLPQSA, encoded by the coding sequence ATGAGCACAGGCACGACCGGAATCGAGTTAAAGACACAACGCCGCAGCCTGGCTGAATTCGTCGAGCTGGTCTCGTCGATGCGCTTTGCCATCAGCTTGCTGACCCTGATCGCTGTCGCCTCCATTATTGGCACCGTGCTCAAGCAGAACGAGCCCATGCCCAATTATGTGAACCAGTTCGGTCCGTTCTGGTTCGCCGTCTTTGACAAGCTGAGCCTGTATTCAGTGTATTCGGCCTGGTGGTTCCTGGTGATCATGGGTTTCCTCGTCGCCTCGACCTCGCTGTGCATCGTGCGCAATGCGCCGAAGATGCTCAAGGATATGCGCAGCTGGCGCGACAATGTGCGCGAGCAATCCTTGCGCAATTTCCATCACAAGATGGAATGGCAGGCGCCGCTGCCGCGTGCCGTGCTGGCGCAGCAAATGGTGATGCGCCTGAAAGACAGCGGCTATGCGGCCAAGGTGGTCGAGAAGGACAATGCCACCCTGGTGGCGGCCAAGCGGGGCGCCGCCAATAAATGGGGCTATATCTTTGCCCACGGCGCCATCGTCATTATCTGCGTGGGCGGCTTGCTCGATTCGGAAATGCCGATCCGCGTACAGCAATGGTTCTTTGGCAAGACGCCGTTTTCCGGCAGTGGCGTGATCGCCGACATTCCCGCCCAGCACCGTTTGAGCCTGTCAAACCCCACTTTCCGCGGCAACACCATGATCCCGGAAGGCTCGTCGAGCAACACGGCCATCATTCCCCAGGCCGATGGCGTGCTGATCCAGGATCTGCCGATCACGATTTTGCTGAAGAAATTCCATATCGATTTCTACAGCACGGGCATGCCCAAGCTGTTTGCCAGCGATGTCGTCATCACCGATCATGTAACGGGAGAAAGTTTTCCTGCCACCATCAAAGTCAACCAACCCTTGCTGTACAAGGGCCTGGCCCTGTACCAGTCCAGCTTTGAGGATGGCGGCAGCAAGCTCAAGTTGACGGGTTTTCCCATGACGGGCAAGACGACGAAACGCTTCGATATTGGCGGCGAAGTGGGCGGCAGTACGCCGCTCGAACGCAGCGATGGCAATTCCTACACGGTGGAATGGTCGGGTTTCCGTCCGTTTAACGTGGAAAATCTCAGCGCCGGCCAGGATGTGCGCGCCGTCAGCAAGGCGGAGAGTTTCAACGATAAATTTGCCGTCGGCCTGGACAAGCGCCTCGGTTCGGCCGCGAAGAATGCCCACAACAAGGATCTCAAGAATGTGGGCCCCTCGGTGCAATACAAATTGCGCGACAAGACGGGCCAGGCACGCGAATACCAGAATTACATGCAGCCCGTCACCGTGGATGGCACGACGGTGTTCCTGGCCGGCATGCGCGTCAACCCCAGCGACCCGTTCAGCTATCTGCGCATTCCCGCCGATGACAATTACAGCGTAAGCGAGTGGATGCGTTTGCGTGCCGCACTGCAAGATCCCGCGCTGCGCCAGCAGGCTGCCACGCGCTATGCGGCGCGCGCCATGCCGCAAGCGGGGGCGGAAGCCTTGCGCGGCCAGTTGCAGGAATCGGCGGCGAAGAGCCTGGGTATTTTTGCCGGCAATGGGCAAGAGGGCGGTTTCCTGGCCATTTCGCGTTTCCTGGAGAAAATCCCCGCCGCCGAGCAGGAAAAAGCGGCCGATATCTTCATGAAGATCTTGAATGGCAGCCTGTGGGACTTGTGGCAGGCGGCGCGCGCCCAGGATGGCTTGAAAGCCATCGAGGCCGATGACAAGCACGGCCGCTTCCTGCAACTGGCAACGAATGCGCTGTCCGACAGCTTCTTCTATGGCGCACCCGTGTATTTGCAGCTGGACGACTTCACGGAAATCAAGGCGTCCGTGCTGCAGGTGACGCGTTCGCCGGGCAAGAGCGTGGTGTACCTCGGTTGTCTGTTCCTCGTGATCGGCGTGTTTTCCATGTTTTATATCCGCGAGCGCCGCCTGTGGGTGTGGATCAAGGATGGCGAAGGCGGCAGCGAAGCCCTGATGGCCATGAGCACGCAACGCAAGACGCTGGATTTTGAAAAAGAATTTGAGACTTTGAAGGCAAAGCTGCCGCAATCGGCGTAA
- the ccsB gene encoding c-type cytochrome biogenesis protein CcsB: MELANKQIYTQEPGFFKRLSLIDWLYGAGLLAASLFGLMRFGAFMDIYEKAILLAAAPTFAWLGWHWKPVRWLIPLAAVLSLFAIELYSGHLEMANQKFFLKYILSSQSAILWMGTLFVLSTLFYWIGLVARSEFGSSVGSLLCWAGVVLGLTGMLVRWYESYLIGADVGHIPVSNLYEVFILFSLITAMFYLYYEQHYATRQLGAFVMLVISAAVVFLMWYTVTRDAAEIQPLVPALQSWWMKIHVPANFIGYGTFALSAMVAAAYLLKSSGYLVDRLPSLEVLDDVMYKAISVGFAFFTVATILGALWAAEAWGGYWSWDPKETWALIVWLNYAAWLHMRLMTGLRGRVASWWALVGLLVTTFAFLGVNMFLSGLHSYGKL, from the coding sequence ATGGAATTGGCAAACAAGCAAATATATACGCAGGAACCAGGATTTTTCAAGCGCCTGAGCCTGATCGATTGGCTGTATGGCGCCGGCTTGCTGGCGGCCTCGCTGTTCGGCCTGATGCGCTTTGGCGCCTTCATGGATATCTATGAAAAAGCCATCTTGCTGGCAGCGGCGCCCACGTTCGCGTGGCTAGGCTGGCACTGGAAGCCCGTGCGCTGGCTGATCCCCCTGGCGGCCGTGCTGTCGCTGTTCGCCATCGAACTGTACTCGGGCCATCTGGAGATGGCGAATCAGAAATTTTTCCTGAAATATATCTTGTCGAGCCAGTCCGCCATCCTGTGGATGGGCACCCTGTTCGTGCTGTCGACGCTGTTCTACTGGATCGGCCTGGTAGCGCGCTCGGAATTCGGCTCGTCCGTCGGCTCCCTGCTGTGCTGGGCCGGCGTGGTGCTGGGCCTGACGGGCATGCTGGTGCGCTGGTACGAGTCTTACCTGATCGGCGCCGACGTGGGCCACATTCCCGTGTCGAACCTGTATGAAGTGTTCATTCTGTTCTCGCTGATCACGGCCATGTTCTACCTGTATTACGAGCAGCATTATGCGACGCGCCAACTGGGCGCCTTCGTCATGCTGGTCATTTCGGCGGCCGTGGTGTTCCTGATGTGGTACACGGTCACGCGCGACGCGGCGGAAATCCAGCCGCTGGTGCCGGCCTTGCAAAGCTGGTGGATGAAGATCCACGTGCCGGCCAACTTCATCGGCTACGGCACCTTTGCCCTGTCGGCCATGGTGGCGGCGGCGTATCTGCTCAAATCGAGCGGCTACCTGGTTGACCGCCTGCCGTCGCTGGAAGTGCTCGACGACGTCATGTACAAGGCCATTTCCGTGGGCTTCGCTTTCTTCACGGTAGCGACCATCCTGGGTGCGCTGTGGGCGGCCGAAGCATGGGGCGGCTACTGGTCGTGGGACCCGAAAGAAACCTGGGCGCTGATCGTCTGGCTCAACTATGCAGCCTGGCTGCACATGCGCCTGATGACGGGCTTGCGCGGCCGCGTCGCTTCGTGGTGGGCGCTGGTGGGCTTGCTGGTGACGACGTTTGCCTTCCTGGGCGTGAATATGTTCCTGTCCGGCCTGCATTCTTACGGTAAATTGTAA
- the msrP gene encoding protein-methionine-sulfoxide reductase catalytic subunit MsrP: MLIKRSPNGIELPYSSEITPRAVFESRRSFIKQVALGSISSAALLEMASREAFAQGTNPKLAAKLNPAYSALEKQTAYKDATSYNNFYEFGTDKSDPAQNAGTLRTRPWTVSIEGEVKKPMTLDLDALLKLAPLEERVYRLRCVEGWSMVIPWVGYSFSEIIKKVEPTGNAKYVEFITLADKKQMPGVGSRVLQWPYTEGLRIDEANHPLALLTLGMYGETLPNQNGAPVRMVLPWKYGFKSAKSIVKIRFVKEQPRTSWNLSAPSEYGFYSNVNPNVDHPRWSQASERRIGEDGFLARKRKTLMFNGYNDVASLYAGMDLKKFF; encoded by the coding sequence ATGTTGATCAAGCGCAGTCCAAACGGCATCGAATTGCCGTATTCTTCCGAAATTACGCCGCGCGCCGTGTTTGAATCGCGCCGCAGCTTCATCAAGCAAGTAGCGCTGGGTTCGATATCCAGCGCGGCCTTGCTGGAAATGGCGAGCCGCGAAGCGTTCGCGCAAGGCACGAATCCCAAGCTGGCTGCCAAGCTCAATCCCGCCTATTCAGCGCTGGAAAAGCAGACGGCCTATAAAGACGCCACCAGCTACAACAATTTCTACGAATTCGGCACGGACAAGAGCGACCCTGCGCAAAACGCTGGCACCCTGCGCACGCGGCCGTGGACAGTCAGTATCGAAGGCGAAGTGAAAAAGCCGATGACCCTGGATCTCGATGCCTTGCTGAAGCTGGCGCCGCTGGAAGAGCGCGTGTACCGGCTGCGCTGCGTGGAAGGCTGGTCGATGGTCATCCCGTGGGTCGGTTATTCCTTCTCGGAAATCATCAAGAAGGTTGAGCCGACGGGCAATGCCAAGTACGTGGAATTCATCACCCTGGCCGACAAGAAGCAAATGCCGGGCGTGGGCAGCCGCGTGCTGCAGTGGCCCTATACGGAAGGCTTGCGCATCGATGAAGCGAACCATCCGCTGGCGCTGCTGACCCTGGGCATGTATGGCGAAACCTTGCCGAACCAGAACGGCGCGCCCGTGCGCATGGTCTTGCCGTGGAAATATGGTTTCAAGTCAGCCAAATCCATCGTCAAGATCCGTTTCGTCAAGGAACAGCCGCGCACCTCGTGGAACCTGTCGGCGCCGTCCGAATACGGTTTTTACTCGAATGTGAACCCGAACGTCGATCATCCGCGCTGGTCGCAAGCTTCCGAGCGGCGCATTGGCGAAGACGGTTTTCTCGCGCGCAAGCGCAAGACCCTGATGTTCAACGGCTACAACGATGTCGCTTCCTTGTATGCGGGCATGGATCTGAAGAAGTTTTTTTAA
- a CDS encoding sulfite oxidase heme-binding subunit YedZ, whose translation MAINPTTRQLSLLKSLIFLLALLPFARMVWLTYTGQLVEPLEFITRGTGDWTLYFLCISLAVTPLRRLTQWNWLIKLRRMLGLFAFFYAALHFTTFLWFDHFFDVQEMWKDVLKRPFITVGFIAFVLLIPLAVTSTNGMVKRLGGKRWQWLHRLIYVIAPLGILHFWWMKAGKNNFAQPILFGSIVALLLLIRVYFAWSKREKSARTAKAATPVRSV comes from the coding sequence ATGGCCATCAATCCCACGACCAGGCAGCTGTCGCTGCTGAAAAGCCTGATTTTCTTGCTGGCGCTGCTGCCGTTTGCACGCATGGTCTGGCTGACGTACACGGGGCAACTGGTGGAACCGCTGGAATTCATCACGCGCGGCACGGGCGACTGGACCCTGTATTTCCTGTGTATCAGCCTGGCGGTCACGCCCTTGCGGCGCCTCACCCAATGGAATTGGCTGATCAAGCTGCGGCGCATGCTGGGCCTGTTCGCGTTTTTCTACGCGGCGCTGCATTTCACCACGTTCCTGTGGTTCGATCACTTTTTTGATGTGCAGGAAATGTGGAAGGATGTGCTCAAGCGTCCGTTCATCACGGTGGGCTTTATCGCCTTCGTCTTGCTCATCCCGCTGGCCGTGACGAGCACGAACGGCATGGTGAAACGCCTGGGCGGCAAGCGCTGGCAGTGGCTGCACCGCCTGATCTATGTCATCGCGCCCCTGGGCATCCTGCATTTCTGGTGGATGAAGGCGGGCAAGAATAATTTCGCGCAACCCATTCTTTTTGGCAGTATCGTCGCGCTACTTCTGCTAATTCGCGTTTATTTCGCCTGGAGTAAACGAGAGAAAAGCGCCAGGACGGCCAAAGCAGCCACCCCGGTGCGTTCCGTTTAA
- a CDS encoding lipoprotein: protein MKSSSAFYIGIAIVVSSVLAGCGQPGPLYLPKPPAAKGAPDKGPVEPAPVPPPPVIVPAT from the coding sequence GTGAAGTCATCCTCAGCGTTTTATATCGGCATCGCCATTGTGGTCTCTAGCGTCCTGGCCGGCTGCGGCCAGCCCGGCCCCCTGTACCTGCCCAAGCCGCCAGCGGCCAAGGGCGCACCAGACAAAGGGCCGGTCGAACCGGCACCCGTGCCGCCGCCGCCAGTGATCGTACCAGCCACTTAA